One Candidatus Bathyarchaeota archaeon genomic window carries:
- the proC gene encoding pyrroline-5-carboxylate reductase: MNDKIAVIGAGMMGSAIIKSLLKGGYKGKIIAVDIVHEKLKELENLGVKASTDNKKAAGDADIVFVIVKPGDVEKVLKEISKEIKNKLLISVAATVPLKFLRKNAPEARIVRIMPNLGALVQASYTAYCCEENVTAEDKEKVKILLNMMGVCDEVDEKYMDAITAVSGSGPGYMAIIIEALTYAGLKVGLPRNIALASAAQTVMGTGKLVIDLKEDPAKIKDMTTTPGGTTIEAIYQIEQSQIRPAIIRAIEEATKKSQAIREKLNLN, translated from the coding sequence ATGAACGATAAAATCGCAGTTATAGGCGCGGGCATGATGGGTAGCGCCATAATCAAAAGCCTGTTAAAGGGTGGTTACAAGGGCAAAATAATAGCGGTTGATATTGTACACGAAAAACTCAAAGAATTAGAAAACCTCGGCGTTAAAGCGTCAACCGATAACAAAAAAGCCGCTGGCGACGCTGACATCGTTTTTGTCATTGTTAAGCCTGGCGATGTGGAGAAAGTTCTAAAAGAAATCAGCAAAGAAATCAAGAACAAACTGCTTATCTCGGTAGCTGCCACGGTGCCCTTAAAGTTTCTGCGTAAGAACGCTCCTGAAGCGCGGATTGTGCGTATAATGCCTAATCTTGGCGCTTTGGTGCAGGCTTCCTACACCGCCTATTGCTGTGAAGAGAATGTAACGGCAGAAGACAAAGAGAAAGTTAAAATTCTATTGAATATGATGGGCGTCTGCGACGAAGTAGACGAGAAATACATGGATGCAATCACGGCGGTTAGCGGCAGTGGACCAGGCTACATGGCTATAATAATCGAGGCTTTAACGTATGCTGGCTTAAAAGTGGGATTGCCCAGAAACATCGCACTTGCCAGTGCAGCGCAAACAGTTATGGGTACAGGCAAACTTGTTATAGACCTTAAAGAAGACCCAGCTAAAATCAAAGACATGACCACGACGCCTGGCGGAACAACCATTGAAGCCATTTATCAGATTGAGCAAAGCCAAATTCGACCGGCCATAATACGTGCCATCGAAGAAGCCACCAAGAAAAGCCAAGCTATCAGAGAGAAACTAAACCTGAACTAG